One Sulfitobacter sp. M39 genomic window, TGCTTTTCAGTCCGGTCGTGATCCGCGTGAATGGCAATTGCACGCACACCGTTTTGCGATCCAACAACATGTTCGATCGCAGCCAAATATTCTTTGGCCAACCCGCCGTGTGCGACAATCACAATACCAATCAACGCTGTGTCTCTTCCCGTCTGTTTCGGTCCAACTCGCGATGCCTGACCGACACTTGCCAACCTGCATTCGATAAGTTGGACGCCAGATGTTCCGCCAAAGTTACGGAACGGTGTTGCCCCCCTGTGCACCCAAAGGCAAGAGAGATATGCGATTTCCCTTCCGTCTTGCATGCAGGGAGGATCAATTTACACAAATCTTGCACCTGCGTGGCGTAGTCTCGAAACAGGAGGTCAGCCCTCACATAATCAGCGACGGGCTGCTGCGTCCCGTTCATACTCCGCAGCGAGGGTTCCCAATAAGGGTTCCGCAGAAACCGACAATCAAACACCATATCGGCGCTGCGGGGCAGCCCGCGTTTATACGAGAAAGACTGGACAGATATACTCAGATGGTGCACACCGTCGAGGGCAAACCAGCGTTCCACCTCGGCACGCAGCTGATGCACGTTAAGCTCAGACGTGTCGATCAAAACATCGGCCAAGGCCAATACAGGTTCCAACAATTCTTTCTCACGGCCAATGCCGTCAACCGGTGCCGCCGTCGGTGCCATCGGGTGGCGCCTTCGGGTTTCGGAAAAGCGGCGCAGCAATACACTCGTGTCGCAATCAAGGTAGAGCAGTTCGATG contains:
- the rapZ gene encoding RNase adapter RapZ, which gives rise to MTDEITPNRRIVLVTGPAGAGRSSALNVLEDAGFEAIDNIPMRMLRALLEAPGQLRPMALGVDLRNRDFSTDRVIELMSEMRSRPDVDIELLYLDCDTSVLLRRFSETRRRHPMAPTAAPVDGIGREKELLEPVLALADVLIDTSELNVHQLRAEVERWFALDGVHHLSISVQSFSYKRGLPRSADMVFDCRFLRNPYWEPSLRSMNGTQQPVADYVRADLLFRDYATQVQDLCKLILPACKTEGKSHISLAFGCTGGQHRSVTLAEHLASNLSNAGWQVSVRHRELDRNRREETQR